A single window of Desulfofalx alkaliphila DSM 12257 DNA harbors:
- a CDS encoding DUF3794 domain-containing protein codes for MAFVNQYTTDTKVDQKIKVLKVLCQECLQEVGDLTIPAPANLTLDLHTGKLNAPVTLEVAGSPQIRTVKILMGKVILMGVVPVRLEFNKGVVCQSFEVPFQSVVHCSSVDPEENVDVQKHDVQVEGLVYSPVQVPDHHGKMHLSLIIKAVVKLCVIVSREDILKVEAASQFCACP; via the coding sequence ATGGCTTTTGTTAATCAGTACACCACAGATACTAAGGTTGATCAGAAGATAAAAGTATTAAAGGTACTTTGTCAAGAGTGTTTACAGGAAGTGGGCGATCTAACAATTCCTGCCCCTGCTAACCTAACTCTTGACCTACACACCGGCAAGTTAAATGCCCCTGTAACCTTAGAGGTTGCCGGTTCTCCCCAAATTCGCACCGTCAAAATATTAATGGGCAAAGTAATTCTCATGGGTGTAGTGCCCGTTCGTCTGGAGTTTAACAAGGGTGTAGTATGCCAGTCATTTGAGGTGCCTTTTCAAAGTGTTGTTCATTGTTCCAGTGTTGATCCCGAAGAAAATGTTGATGTACAAAAACATGATGTACAGGTAGAAGGCCTGGTCTATTCCCCTGTCCAAGTGCCCGATCATCATGGTAAAATGCATCTCAGCTTGATTATAAAGGCTGTTGTTAAATTATGTGTTATAGTCAGCAGGGAAGATATTCTCAAAGTTGAGGCCGCCAGCCAATTTTGTGCCTGCCCTTAA